The proteins below come from a single Panicum hallii strain FIL2 chromosome 7, PHallii_v3.1, whole genome shotgun sequence genomic window:
- the LOC112900277 gene encoding hevamine-A-like: MMGKTMAPRLALGVAAACCLVLVLLSSWVGTAAAAGKTGRITVYWGQTASEGSLRKACESNLYSTVILSFLTRFGGGRYKLDLTGHPWGAVGPDVKYCQSRNVLVLLAIGGGFGDYSLASKADAKAVADHIWDVYLGGRSKQTRPFGNAVLDGVDFDIEHGGSKHYDDLARYLKAYSNKGKKKVWVTAAPQCPFPDRMLGQALRTGLFDRVHVQFYNNPACSYRAGNKEAFTRAWRTWTSSLPRSSVYLGLPAAPRAAGSGYVPPATLVAKVLPIVRRSRNYGGVMLWSRYWDMQTGYSRAVKHAV; this comes from the coding sequence ATGATGGGTAAGACGATGGCACCTCGCCTGGCCTtgggcgtcgccgccgcctgctgcctGGTCCTGGTGCTCCTCTCGTCGTGGGTcggcacggccgccgcggcgggcaAGACCGGGCGGATCACGGTGTACTGGGGCCAGACGGCCAGCGAGGGCAGCCTCCGCAAGGCCTGCGAGAGCAACCTCTACTCCACCGTCATCCTCTCTTTCCTCACCCGCTTCGGCGGCGGGCGCTACAAGCTCGACCTCACCGGCCACCCCTGGGGCGCCGTGGGCCCGGACGTCAAGTACTGCCAGTCCAGGAacgtcctcgtcctcctcgccaTCGGCGGCGGCTTCGGCGACTACTCCCTCGCCTCCAAGGCCGACGCCAAGGCTGTCGCCGACCACATCTGGGACGTCTACCTCGGCGGCCGCTCCAAGCAGACCCGGCCGTTCGGCAACGCCGTGCTGGACGGCGTCGACTTCGACATCGAGCACGGGGGCTCGAAGCATTACGACGACCTCGCGCGGTACCTCAAGGCCTACAGCAacaaggggaagaagaaggtgtgGGTCACGGCGGCGCCGCAGTGCCCGTTCCCGGACCGGATGCTGGGGCAGGCTCTCCGGACGGGGCTCTTCGACCGCGTGCACGTCCAGTTCTACAACAACCCCGCCTGCAGCTACCGCGCCGGCAACAAGGAGGCGTTCACCCGCGCGTGGAGGACGTGGACGAGCAGCCTGCCGCGGAGCTCGGTGTACCTGGGCCtgccggcggcgccgcgcgccgccgggaGCGGGTACGTGCCGCCGGCGACGCTGGTGGCCAAGGTTCTGCCGATCGTGCGCCGGTCGCGGAACTACGGCGGGGTCATGCTATGGAGCAGGTACTGGGACATGCAGACCGGCTACAGCAGGGCCGTCAAGCACGCCGTCTGA